In one window of Escherichia coli DSM 30083 = JCM 1649 = ATCC 11775 DNA:
- the igaA gene encoding intracellular growth attenuator protein IgaA translates to MSTIVIFLAALLACSLLAGWLIKVRSRRRQLPWTNAFVDAQTRKLTSEERSAVENYLESLTQVLQVPGPTGASAAPISLALNAESNNVMMLTHAITRYGISTDDPNKWRYYLDSVEVHLPPFWEQYINDENTVELIHTDSLPLVISLNGHTLQEYMQEIRGYALQPVPSTQASIRGEESEQIELLNIRKETHEEYALSRPRGLREALLIVASFLMFFFCLITPDVFVPWLAGGALLLLGAGLWGLFAPPAKSSLREIHCLRGTPRRWGLFGENDQEQINNISLGIIDLVYPAHWQPYIAQDLGQQTDIDIYLDRHVVRQGRYLSLHDEVKNFPLQHWLRSTIIAAGSLLVLFMLLFWIPLDMPLKFTLSWMKGAQTIEATSVKQLADAGVRVGDTLRISGTGMCNIRTSGTWSAKTNSPFLPFDCSQIIWNDARSLPLPESELVNKATALTEAVNRQLHPKPEDESRVSASLRSAIQKSGMVLLDDFGDIVLKTADLCSAKDDCVRLKNALVNLGNSKDWDALVKRANAGKLDGVNVLLRPVSAESLDNLVATSTAPFITHETARAAQSLNSPAPGGFLIVSDEGRDFVDQPWPSASLYDYPPQEQWNAFQKLAQMLMHTPFNAEGIVTKIFTDANGTQHIGLHPIPDRSGLWRYLSTTLLLLTMLGSAIYNGVQAWRRYQRHRTRMMKIQAYYESCLNPQLITPSESLIE, encoded by the coding sequence ATGAGCACCATTGTGATTTTTTTAGCTGCTTTGCTGGCCTGCTCACTACTTGCGGGATGGCTGATAAAAGTGCGATCCAGACGGCGTCAGCTGCCCTGGACCAACGCCTTCGTGGATGCGCAAACGCGTAAACTCACATCTGAAGAACGTAGCGCCGTTGAAAATTATCTTGAGAGCCTGACGCAGGTATTACAGGTGCCTGGCCCAACGGGAGCCAGCGCGGCACCGATCTCTCTGGCGCTGAATGCCGAAAGCAACAACGTCATGATGCTGACACACGCTATCACGCGTTATGGCATCTCTACCGACGATCCGAATAAATGGCGTTACTACCTCGATTCGGTAGAAGTCCACCTGCCGCCTTTCTGGGAACAGTACATCAACGATGAGAATACCGTTGAACTGATTCATACCGATTCGCTGCCGCTGGTTATTTCACTCAACGGTCATACGCTGCAGGAGTACATGCAGGAAATTCGCGGCTATGCCTTGCAACCTGTTCCGTCAACGCAGGCGTCGATTCGCGGGGAAGAGAGCGAGCAAATAGAACTGCTCAATATTCGCAAAGAAACGCACGAAGAGTATGCGCTGAGTCGTCCGCGCGGGCTGCGCGAAGCGTTGCTGATTGTCGCCTCCTTCCTGATGTTCTTTTTCTGCCTGATTACCCCGGATGTCTTTGTTCCGTGGCTGGCAGGCGGCGCGTTACTGCTGCTGGGCGCAGGTCTGTGGGGGCTATTCGCGCCCCCGGCAAAATCCTCCCTGCGGGAAATTCATTGTCTGCGCGGTACACCCCGTCGTTGGGGATTGTTTGGCGAAAACGATCAGGAACAGATCAACAATATTTCACTCGGTATTATCGACCTGGTCTATCCCGCACACTGGCAGCCATACATTGCTCAGGATCTTGGTCAACAAACCGATATCGATATCTATCTCGACCGCCACGTAGTGCGTCAGGGGCGATATCTTTCGCTGCATGATGAAGTAAAAAACTTTCCGTTACAGCACTGGCTGCGCAGTACGATTATTGCTGCGGGCTCGCTATTGGTGCTGTTTATGCTGTTATTCTGGATCCCGCTGGATATGCCGCTGAAATTCACCCTCTCGTGGATGAAAGGCGCGCAGACCATTGAAGCCACCAGCGTGAAACAACTGGCTGACGCTGGCGTGCGGGTTGGCGATACATTGCGTATTAGCGGTACGGGAATGTGTAATATTCGCACTTCCGGTACCTGGAGCGCGAAAACCAACTCACCTTTTTTACCGTTTGACTGCTCGCAGATCATCTGGAATGACGCCCGCTCATTGCCATTACCAGAATCTGAATTGGTCAACAAAGCGACGGCATTGACCGAAGCAGTTAATCGCCAGCTGCACCCTAAACCGGAAGATGAATCTCGCGTCAGTGCCTCATTACGTTCAGCAATTCAAAAATCCGGTATGGTATTGCTTGATGATTTTGGCGACATTGTTCTGAAGACAGCAGATCTGTGTTCTGCCAAAGATGACTGTGTGCGACTGAAAAATGCGCTGGTCAATCTCGGCAACAGTAAAGACTGGGACGCGCTGGTAAAACGCGCCAACGCCGGGAAACTCGATGGCGTGAATGTGTTATTACGCCCGGTGAGTGCGGAATCGCTGGATAACCTGGTGGCCACCTCTACCGCGCCGTTTATCACGCATGAAACGGCGCGAGCGGCACAATCACTAAACAGTCCGGCCCCCGGCGGGTTCCTGATTGTCAGCGACGAAGGCAGAGATTTTGTTGATCAGCCCTGGCCTTCGGCATCACTTTACGACTATCCGCCGCAAGAACAGTGGAACGCTTTCCAGAAACTGGCACAAATGCTGATGCATACGCCGTTTAACGCCGAAGGTATCGTCACAAAAATCTTCACTGACGCCAATGGTACGCAGCATATTGGCCTTCATCCGATCCCGGATCGTTCCGGCCTGTGGCGCTATCTCAGCACCACGCTGCTGCTACTGACGATGCTGGGTAGCGCCATTTATAATGGCGTACAGGCCTGGCGTCGTTACCAGCGCCATCGTACTCGCATGATGAAGATTCAGGCCTATTATGAAAGCTGCCTGAACCCGCAACTGATCACCCCTTCAGAAAGCCTTATCGAATAA
- the nudE gene encoding ADP compounds hydrolase NudE yields the protein MSKSLQKPTILNVETVARSRLFTVESVDLEFSNGVRRVYERMRPTNREAVMIVPIVDDHLILIREYAVGTESYELGFSKGLIDPGESVFEAANRELKEEVGFGANDLTFLKKLSMAPSYFSSKMNIVVAQDLYPESLEGDEPEPLPQVRWPLAHMMDLLEAPDFNEARNVSALFLVREWLKGQGRV from the coding sequence ATGAGCAAATCATTACAAAAACCCACCATTCTGAATGTTGAAACTGTAGCCCGTTCCCGACTGTTTACCGTCGAAAGCGTGGATCTGGAGTTCAGCAATGGCGTGCGGCGTGTTTATGAACGAATGCGTCCAACCAACCGGGAAGCAGTGATGATTGTGCCGATTGTGGACGATCACCTGATCCTGATCCGCGAATACGCAGTGGGAACTGAATCCTACGAATTAGGTTTTTCGAAAGGATTAATTGATCCGGGTGAAAGCGTCTTTGAAGCCGCTAACCGCGAGCTAAAAGAAGAGGTTGGATTTGGTGCGAACGATCTGACTTTTTTGAAGAAGCTCAGCATGGCACCGTCTTACTTTTCCAGCAAAATGAATATCGTGGTAGCGCAAGATCTCTACCCGGAATCACTGGAAGGCGATGAGCCAGAGCCGTTACCACAGGTGCGCTGGCCGCTGGCGCATATGATGGATTTGCTGGAAGCCCCTGACTTCAACGAAGCGCGTAATGTCAGCGCGCTGTTCCTCGTGCGCGAATGGTTGAAAGGGCAGGGGCGAGTGTAA
- the mrcA gene encoding peptidoglycan glycosyltransferase/peptidoglycan DD-transpeptidase MrcA has translation MKFVKYFLILAVCCILLGAGSIYGLYRYIEPQLPDVATLKDVRLQIPMQIYSADGELIAQYGEKRRIPVTLDQIPPEMVKAFIATEDSRFYEHHGVDPVGIFRAASVALFSGHASQGASTITQQLARNFFLSPERTLMRKIKEVFLAIRIEQLLTKDEILELYLNKIYLGYRAYGVGAAAQVYFGKTVDQLTLNEMAVIAGLPKAPSTFNPLYSMDRAVARRNVVLSRMLDEGYITQQQFDQTRTEAINANYHAPEIAFSAPYLSEMVRQEMYNRYGESAYEDGYRIYTTITRKVQQAAQQAVRNNVLDYDMRHGYRGPANVLWKVGESAWDNNKITDTLKALPTYGPLLPAAVTSANPQEATAMLADGSTVVLSMEGVRWARPYRSDTQQGPTPRKVTDVLQTGQQIWVRQVDDAWWLAQVPEVNSALVSINPQNGAVMALVGGFDFNQSKFNRATQALRQVGSNIKPFLYTAAMDKGLTLASMLNDVPISRWDAGAGSDWQPKNSPPQYAGPIRLRQGLGQSKNVVMVRAMRAMGVDYAAEYLQRFGFPAQNIVHTESLALGSASFTPMQVARGYAVMANGGFLVDPWFISKIENDQGGVIFEAKPKVACPECDIPVIYGDTQKSNVLENNDVEDVAISREQQNVSVPMPQLEQANQALVAKTGAQEYAPHVINTPLAFLIKSALNTNIFGEPGWQGTGWRAGRDLQRHDIGGKTGTTNSSKDAWFSGYGPGVVTSVWIGFDDHRRNLGHTTASGAIKDQISGYEGGAKSAQPAWDAYMKAVLEGVPEQPLTPPPGIVTVNIDRSTGQLANGGNSREEYFIEGTQPTQQAVHEVGTTIIDNGEAQELF, from the coding sequence GTGAAGTTCGTAAAGTATTTTTTGATCCTTGCAGTCTGTTGCATTCTGCTGGGAGCAGGCTCGATTTATGGCCTATACCGCTACATCGAGCCACAACTGCCGGATGTGGCGACATTAAAAGATGTTCGCCTGCAAATTCCGATGCAGATTTACAGCGCCGATGGCGAGCTGATTGCTCAATACGGTGAGAAACGTCGTATTCCGGTTACGTTGGATCAAATCCCGCCGGAGATGGTGAAAGCCTTTATCGCGACGGAAGATAGCCGCTTCTACGAGCATCACGGCGTTGACCCGGTGGGGATCTTCCGTGCGGCAAGCGTGGCGCTGTTCTCCGGTCACGCGTCACAAGGGGCGAGTACTATTACCCAGCAGCTGGCGAGAAACTTCTTCCTCAGTCCAGAACGCACGCTGATGCGCAAGATTAAGGAAGTCTTCCTCGCGATTCGCATTGAACAGTTGCTGACGAAAGACGAGATCCTCGAGCTTTATCTGAACAAGATTTACCTCGGTTACCGCGCCTATGGTGTCGGTGCTGCGGCACAAGTCTATTTCGGTAAAACGGTCGACCAACTGACGTTGAACGAAATGGCGGTGATAGCCGGGCTGCCGAAAGCGCCTTCCACCTTCAACCCGCTCTACTCAATGGATCGTGCCGTCGCGCGGCGTAACGTCGTGCTGTCGCGGATGCTGGATGAAGGATATATCACCCAACAACAGTTCGATCAGACACGCACTGAGGCGATTAACGCTAACTATCACGCGCCGGAGATTGCTTTCTCTGCGCCATACCTGAGCGAAATGGTGCGCCAGGAGATGTATAACCGTTATGGCGAAAGTGCCTATGAAGACGGTTATCGCATTTACACCACCATCACCCGCAAAGTGCAGCAGGCCGCACAGCAGGCGGTACGTAATAACGTGCTGGACTACGACATGCGCCACGGCTATCGCGGCCCGGCAAATGTGCTGTGGAAAGTGGGCGAATCGGCGTGGGACAACAACAAAATTACCGATACGCTGAAGGCGCTGCCGACCTATGGTCCGCTGCTGCCTGCCGCAGTCACCAGCGCCAATCCTCAGGAAGCAACGGCGATGCTGGCAGACGGGTCGACCGTCGTATTGAGTATGGAAGGTGTTCGCTGGGCGCGTCCTTACCGTTCGGATACTCAGCAGGGACCGACGCCGCGTAAAGTGACCGATGTTCTGCAAACGGGTCAGCAAATCTGGGTTCGTCAAGTTGACGATGCATGGTGGCTGGCGCAAGTGCCGGAAGTGAACTCGGCGCTGGTGTCGATCAATCCGCAAAACGGTGCCGTTATGGCGCTGGTCGGTGGCTTTGATTTCAATCAGAGCAAGTTTAACCGCGCCACCCAGGCACTGCGTCAGGTGGGTTCCAACATCAAACCGTTCCTCTACACCGCGGCGATGGATAAAGGTCTAACGCTGGCAAGTATGTTGAACGATGTGCCAATTTCCCGCTGGGATGCAGGTGCCGGTTCTGACTGGCAGCCGAAGAACTCACCACCGCAATATGCCGGTCCAATTCGCTTACGTCAGGGGCTGGGTCAGTCGAAAAACGTGGTGATGGTACGCGCAATGCGGGCGATGGGCGTCGACTACGCTGCAGAATATCTGCAACGCTTCGGCTTCCCGGCACAAAACATTGTCCACACCGAATCGCTGGCGCTGGGTTCAGCTTCCTTCACCCCAATGCAGGTGGCGCGCGGCTACGCGGTCATGGCGAACGGCGGCTTCCTGGTGGACCCGTGGTTTATCAGCAAAATTGAAAACGATCAGGGCGGCGTGATTTTCGAAGCGAAACCGAAAGTAGCCTGCCCGGAATGCGATATTCCGGTGATTTACGGTGATACGCAGAAATCGAACGTGCTGGAAAATAACGATGTTGAAGATGTCGCTATCTCCCGCGAGCAGCAGAATGTTTCTGTACCAATGCCGCAGCTGGAGCAGGCAAATCAGGCGTTAGTGGCGAAGACTGGCGCGCAGGAGTACGCACCGCACGTCATCAACACACCGCTGGCATTCCTGATTAAGAGTGCCTTGAACACCAATATTTTTGGTGAACCAGGCTGGCAGGGTACTGGCTGGCGAGCAGGTCGTGATTTACAACGGCATGATATAGGCGGAAAAACGGGTACCACTAACAGTTCGAAAGATGCGTGGTTCTCGGGTTACGGTCCGGGCGTTGTGACCTCGGTCTGGATTGGCTTTGATGATCACCGTCGTAATCTCGGTCATACAACGGCTTCCGGAGCGATTAAAGATCAGATCTCAGGTTACGAAGGCGGTGCCAAGAGTGCCCAGCCTGCATGGGACGCTTATATGAAAGCCGTTCTTGAAGGTGTGCCGGAACAGCCGCTGACGCCGCCACCGGGTATTGTGACGGTGAATATCGATCGCAGCACCGGGCAATTAGCTAATGGTGGCAACAGCCGCGAAGAGTATTTCATCGAAGGTACGCAGCCGACACAACAGGCGGTGCACGAGGTGGGAACGACCATTATCGATAATGGCGAGGCACAGGAATTGTTCTGA
- the hofM gene encoding DNA utilization protein HofM — MAFKNWQIGLHLQQQEAVAVAIVRSAKECLLHRWWRLPLENDIIKDGRIVDVQRLANTLLPWSRELPQRHHIMLAFPASRTLQRSFPRPSMSLGEREQMAWLSGTMARELDMDPDSLRFDYSEDALSPAYNVTAAQSKELATLLTLAERLRVHVSAITPDASALQRFLPFLPSHQQCLAWRDNEQWLWATRYSWGRKLAVGMTSAKELAAALSVDPESVALCGEGGFDPWEAVSVRQPPLPPPGGDFAIALGLALGKVY; from the coding sequence ATGGCATTTAAGAACTGGCAAATTGGTTTGCATTTACAACAGCAAGAAGCGGTAGCGGTTGCTATCGTGCGGAGCGCAAAAGAATGCTTATTGCACCGCTGGTGGCGGTTGCCACTGGAGAACGACATTATCAAAGATGGGCGGATTGTTGATGTGCAGCGGCTGGCTAACACGTTGTTACCGTGGAGTCGTGAACTGCCGCAGCGTCATCACATTATGTTGGCGTTTCCCGCCAGTCGCACATTACAGCGGTCATTTCCACGCCCGTCGATGTCCCTCGGTGAGCGGGAGCAAATGGCCTGGCTGTCCGGGACGATGGCCCGTGAACTGGATATGGATCCGGACTCCCTGCGCTTCGATTACAGCGAAGACGCACTCAGTCCCGCCTATAACGTGACTGCCGCGCAAAGCAAAGAGCTGGCAACGCTGCTTACTCTGGCAGAAAGGTTGCGTGTTCATGTTAGCGCGATCACTCCGGATGCCAGTGCATTACAGCGATTCCTGCCTTTTTTACCTTCTCATCAGCAATGTCTGGCCTGGCGTGATAACGAACAGTGGCTGTGGGCGACGCGCTATAGCTGGGGGCGCAAACTGGCGGTGGGGATGACTAGCGCGAAGGAGCTGGCGGCAGCGTTATCTGTTGATCCCGAAAGCGTCGCGCTATGTGGCGAAGGCGGATTTGACCCCTGGGAGGCGGTTTCTGTTCGTCAGCCGCCGCTACCGCCACCAGGTGGAGACTTTGCCATCGCGCTGGGGCTGGCGCTTGGGAAGGTGTACTGA
- the hofN gene encoding DNA utilization protein HofN: protein MNPPINFLPWRQQRRTAFLRFWLLMFVAPLLLAVGITLILRLTSNAEARVNAVLLQAEQQLARSLQITKPRLLERQQLREQRLQRQRQRQFTRDWQSALEALAALLPEHAWLTTISWQQGTLEIKGLTTSITALNALETSLRQDASFHLNQRGATQQDAQGRWQFEYQLTRKVSDEHVL from the coding sequence ATGAACCCGCCAATTAATTTTTTGCCCTGGCGACAGCAACGCCGGACCGCTTTTCTTCGTTTCTGGTTGCTGATGTTCGTTGCGCCTTTGCTGCTGGCCGTCGGGATAACGCTAATACTGCGTCTGACAAGCAATGCCGAAGCACGCGTAAACGCCGTTTTGCTTCAGGCGGAACAACAACTCGCCCGCAGCTTACAGATAACGAAACCACGTTTGCTGGAACGCCAGCAGTTACGCGAACAGCGTTTGCAACGTCAGCGCCAGCGACAATTTACCCGCGACTGGCAATCTGCGCTGGAAGCACTGGCGGCGCTTTTACCCGAACATGCCTGGCTGACAACGATAAGCTGGCAGCAGGGAACGCTGGAGATCAAGGGGCTGACAACAAGCATTACCGCGTTAAACGCACTAGAAACGTCACTACGCCAGGATGCTTCTTTTCATCTCAATCAGCGGGGGGCCACGCAGCAGGATGCGCAGGGACGCTGGCAATTTGAGTATCAGTTAACAAGGAAGGTTAGCGATGAACATGTTCTTTGA
- the hofO gene encoding DNA utilization protein HofO, protein MNMFFDWWFATSLRLRQFCWAVWLLVLVTLIFLSLTHHEESDALIRLRANHHQQWAALYRLVDTTSFSEEKTLPFSPLDFQLSGAQLVYWHPSAQGGELALKTLWEAVPSAFTRLAERNVSVSRFLLSVEGDDLLFTLQLETPHEG, encoded by the coding sequence ATGAACATGTTCTTTGACTGGTGGTTCGCCACATCACTCCGCCTCCGCCAGTTTTGCTGGGCAGTCTGGTTGCTGGTGTTAGTTACGCTCATTTTTCTGTCATTGACACACCATGAAGAGAGCGATGCATTAATTCGACTACGGGCAAATCATCACCAGCAGTGGGCTGCACTGTATCGCCTGGTAGACACCACTTCCTTCAGCGAAGAAAAAACGCTGCCCTTTTCGCCACTGGATTTTCAGTTATCCGGCGCGCAACTGGTTTACTGGCATCCATCCGCGCAGGGAGGTGAGTTGGCGTTGAAAACGCTGTGGGAAGCAGTGCCGTCGGCATTTACACGGCTGGCAGAGCGCAACGTCAGCGTGAGCCGTTTTTTGTTAAGCGTGGAAGGTGATGACCTTTTGTTCACGCTACAACTGGAGACGCCGCATGAGGGTTAA
- the hofP gene encoding DNA utilization protein HofP produces the protein MRVKRWLLAGIALCLLTGMRDPFKPPEDLCRISELSQWRYQGMVGRGERIIGVIKDGQKKWRRVQQNDVLENGWTILQLTPDALTLGTGTNCEPPHWLWQRQGDTNEAMDSRTTVDAYTRRTGGKAAKSDADGG, from the coding sequence ATGAGGGTTAAACGCTGGTTGTTGGCAGGCATTGCATTGTGCCTTTTAACCGGTATGCGTGACCCTTTTAAACCGCCGGAAGATCTATGCCGGATTAGCGAACTTAGCCAGTGGCGCTATCAGGGGATGGTAGGGAGAGGCGAGCGCATCATCGGTGTAATAAAAGATGGGCAAAAAAAATGGCGACGGGTGCAGCAAAACGATGTGCTGGAAAACGGCTGGACGATCTTACAGCTGACGCCAGACGCACTAACGCTGGGAACCGGGACAAACTGCGAACCGCCACACTGGTTGTGGCAACGGCAAGGAGATACAAATGAAGCAATGGATAGCCGCACTACTGTTGATGCTTATACCCGGCGTACAGGCGGCAAAGCCGCAAAAAGTGACGCTGATGGTGGATGA
- the hofQ gene encoding DNA uptake porin HofQ: protein MKQWIAALLLMLIPGVQAAKPQKVTLMVDDVPVAQVLQVLAEQEKLNLVVSPDVSGTVSLHLTDVPWKQALQTVVKSAGLITRQEGNILSVHSVAWQNDNIARQEAEQTRAQANLPLENRNITLQYADAGELAKAGEKLLSAKGSMTVDKRTNRLLLRDNKTALSTLEQWVSQMDLPVGQVELSAHIVTINEKSLRELGVKWTLADAQQAGGVGQVTTLGSDLSVATATTHIGFNIGRINGRLLDLELSALEQKQQLDIIASPRLLASHLQPASIKQGSEIPYQVSSGESGATSVEFKEAVLGMEVTPTVLQKGRIRLKLHISQNVPGQVLQQADGEVLAIDKQEIETQVEVKSGETLALGGIFTRKNKSGQDSVPLLGDIPWFGQLFRHDGKEDERRELVVFITPRLVSSE from the coding sequence ATGAAGCAATGGATAGCCGCACTACTGTTGATGCTTATACCCGGCGTACAGGCGGCAAAGCCGCAAAAAGTGACGCTGATGGTGGATGACGTTCCGGTAGCTCAGGTGTTGCAGGTGCTGGCTGAACAGGAGAAGTTGAACCTGGTGGTTTCGCCAGACGTCAGCGGTACGGTGTCGTTACATTTAACTGACGTTCCCTGGAAGCAGGCACTACAAACTGTAGTGAAAAGCGCCGGATTGATAACGCGCCAGGAGGGCAACATTCTCTCGGTGCATTCCGTTGCCTGGCAGAATGACAATATCGCCCGCCAGGAGGCGGAGCAGACGCGGGCGCAGGCAAATCTGCCGCTGGAAAATCGCAATATTACTCTGCAATACGCCGACGCCGGAGAGCTGGCGAAAGCGGGGGAGAAGCTACTGAGTGCCAAAGGGAGTATGACCGTCGATAAACGCACCAATCGCCTTTTGCTGCGAGATAACAAAACGGCGTTAAGCACGCTTGAACAGTGGGTATCGCAAATGGATCTGCCGGTCGGGCAGGTTGAGCTCTCGGCGCATATTGTCACCATTAATGAAAAAAGTTTGCGTGAGTTAGGTGTGAAATGGACGCTGGCCGATGCGCAACAAGCTGGTGGCGTTGGGCAAGTCACCACGCTTGGCAGCGACCTCTCCGTAGCGACGGCGACAACGCATATCGGTTTTAACATTGGACGCATCAACGGACGTTTACTGGATCTTGAGCTTTCCGCGCTCGAACAAAAACAGCAGCTGGATATTATCGCCAGTCCGCGTCTGCTGGCCTCACATCTTCAGCCTGCCAGCATTAAACAGGGGAGCGAAATTCCATATCAGGTTTCCAGCGGGGAAAGTGGCGCGACGTCGGTGGAATTTAAAGAGGCCGTCCTGGGGATGGAAGTCACGCCCACGGTGTTACAAAAAGGTCGCATCCGGCTGAAATTACACATCAGCCAGAACGTTCCGGGGCAGGTGCTACAGCAGGCAGATGGCGAAGTGCTGGCGATTGATAAGCAGGAGATCGAAACGCAGGTCGAGGTCAAAAGCGGAGAAACGTTGGCGCTGGGCGGCATTTTTACCCGTAAAAATAAATCGGGTCAGGATAGCGTACCGTTGCTTGGCGACATTCCCTGGTTCGGGCAATTATTTCGTCATGACGGAAAAGAAGATGAACGACGCGAGTTAGTGGTGTTTATCACGCCACGACTGGTTTCCAGTGAGTAA
- the aroK gene encoding shikimate kinase AroK yields the protein MAEKRNIFLVGPMGAGKSTIGRQLAQQLNMEFYDSDQEIEKRTGADVGWVFDLEGEEGFRDREEKVINELTEKQGIVLATGGGSVKSRETRNRLSARGVVVYLETTIEKQLARTQRDKKRPLLHVETPPREVLEALANERNPLYEEIADVTIRTDDQSAKVVANQIIHMLESN from the coding sequence ATGGCAGAGAAACGCAATATCTTTCTGGTTGGGCCTATGGGTGCCGGAAAAAGCACTATTGGGCGCCAGTTAGCTCAACAACTCAATATGGAATTTTACGATTCCGATCAAGAGATTGAGAAACGAACCGGAGCTGATGTGGGCTGGGTTTTCGATTTAGAAGGCGAAGAAGGCTTCCGCGATCGCGAAGAAAAGGTCATCAATGAGTTGACCGAGAAACAGGGTATTGTGCTGGCTACTGGCGGCGGCTCTGTGAAATCCCGTGAAACGCGTAACCGTCTTTCCGCTCGTGGCGTTGTCGTTTATCTTGAAACGACCATCGAAAAGCAACTTGCACGCACGCAGCGTGATAAAAAACGCCCGTTGCTGCACGTTGAAACACCGCCGCGTGAAGTTCTGGAAGCGTTGGCCAATGAACGCAATCCGCTGTATGAAGAGATTGCCGACGTGACCATTCGTACTGATGATCAAAGCGCTAAAGTGGTTGCAAACCAGATTATTCACATGCTGGAAAGCAACTAA
- the aroB gene encoding 3-dehydroquinate synthase encodes MERIVVTLGERSYPITIASGLFNEPASFLPLKSGEQVMLVTNETLAPLYLDKVRGVLEQAGVNVDSVILPDGEQYKSLAVLDTVFTALLQKPHGRDTTLVALGGGVVGDLTGFAAASYQRGVRFIQVPTTLLSQVDSSVGGKTAVNHPLGKNMIGAFYQPASVVVDLDCLKTLPPRELASGLAEVIKYGIILDGAFFNWLEENLDALLRLDGPAMAYCIRRCCELKAEVVAADERETGLRALLNLGHTFGHAIEAEMGYGNWLHGEAVAAGMVMAARTSERLGQFSSAETQRIITLLTRAGLPVNGPREMSAQAYLPHMLRDKKVLAGEMRLILPLAIGKSEVRSGVSHELVLNAIADCQSA; translated from the coding sequence ATGGAGAGGATTGTCGTTACTCTCGGGGAACGTAGTTACCCAATTACCATCGCATCTGGTTTGTTTAATGAACCAGCTTCATTCTTACCGCTGAAATCGGGCGAGCAGGTCATGTTGGTCACCAACGAAACCCTGGCTCCTCTGTATCTCGATAAGGTCCGCGGCGTACTTGAACAGGCGGGTGTTAACGTCGATAGCGTTATCCTCCCTGACGGCGAGCAGTATAAAAGCCTGGCTGTACTCGATACCGTCTTTACGGCATTGTTACAAAAGCCGCATGGTCGCGATACTACTCTGGTGGCGCTTGGCGGCGGCGTAGTGGGTGATCTGACCGGCTTCGCGGCGGCGAGTTATCAGCGCGGTGTACGTTTCATTCAAGTCCCGACGACGTTACTGTCGCAGGTCGATTCCTCCGTTGGCGGCAAAACTGCGGTCAACCATCCCCTCGGTAAAAACATGATTGGCGCGTTCTACCAGCCCGCTTCAGTGGTGGTGGATCTCGACTGTCTGAAAACGCTTCCCCCGCGTGAGTTAGCGTCGGGGCTGGCAGAAGTCATCAAATACGGCATTATTCTTGACGGTGCGTTTTTTAACTGGCTGGAAGAGAATCTGGATGCGTTGTTGCGTCTGGACGGTCCGGCAATGGCGTACTGTATTCGCCGTTGTTGTGAGCTGAAAGCAGAAGTTGTCGCCGCCGACGAGCGCGAAACCGGGTTACGTGCTTTACTGAATCTGGGACACACCTTTGGTCATGCCATTGAAGCTGAAATGGGGTATGGCAATTGGTTACATGGTGAAGCGGTCGCTGCGGGTATGGTGATGGCGGCGCGGACGTCGGAACGTCTCGGGCAGTTTAGTTCTGCCGAAACGCAGCGTATTATAACCCTGCTCACGCGGGCTGGGTTACCGGTCAATGGGCCGCGCGAAATGTCCGCGCAGGCGTATTTACCGCATATGCTGCGTGACAAGAAAGTCCTTGCGGGAGAGATGCGCTTAATTCTTCCGTTGGCAATTGGTAAGAGTGAAGTTCGCAGCGGCGTTTCGCACGAGCTTGTTCTTAACGCCATTGCCGATTGTCAATCAGCGTAA